In the genome of Stomoxys calcitrans chromosome 4, idStoCalc2.1, whole genome shotgun sequence, the window TCGTCTCCTTCGGCCTGATTATGTAGTAaatcgtcaatctcttctagaGTTAGAGGTAACCAAAATGTTGCACCTAGACCAGCTAAGTTGCCTCCCTTGATATCACTTTCTAACTTATCGCCTACCATGCAACAGTGCTCCGGTTGTACATTCAAATATTTGCAGGTAGcataaaatatatttggatTTGGTTTTTCCCATGGCAAGTCGCCCGAAACTAATAAGCAGTCAAAATATTGCTGTACATTTAATCTGCGCACCTTTTCCCATTGGGCATTAGAGGGACCATTTGTTATGAGTGCAAGGAGATATTTCTGACGCAATCGTTGCAGCAATTTGACATATTCCACAGGTAAGGCGAGATAATGATAACGCAATTCCAGCCATATGCCATAAATGGTATCTGCTAATTCTTTATATTTAGGTGGCAATGATTCACGCCATAAATGTTGTCGCCATGCATCTAACGTTGATTGACAATCGTCG includes:
- the LOC106093350 gene encoding N-acylneuraminate-9-phosphatase, translating into MAAIEQNINNVYNYGELSEIKAIFFDLDNTLIPTRTGDTKACRQVTDILQQKYGFTKDEANYTTHNFLKSFRRCPDDCQSTLDAWRQHLWRESLPPKYKELADTIYGIWLELRYHYLALPVEYVKLLQRLRQKYLLALITNGPSNAQWEKVRRLNVQQYFDCLLVSGDLPWEKPNPNIFYATCKYLNVQPEHCCMVGDKLESDIKGGNLAGLGATFWLPLTLEEIDDLLHNQAEGDEQNKPTYILSNLMEFCNYFNVTTNKEREQQQQQQLQQHVPEYKSQSKNILNCRGRSSTPPVEFSTSESDNSSDSI